Proteins encoded by one window of Oligoflexus sp.:
- a CDS encoding DUF4360 domain-containing protein — translation MKHTIMAAALIPACFAFACGTKKDEKKVPAVTLDQSSDSKTSLDSQKNCEDDDVGQNSDVSQNSGCNPAVPVGELRIVKKSSWLNPQFDAGGRLQDDDGDCLDSFTAGRKNENSMASLDMTLKNMNLKNDAARCLMQIRVAYTRGYAFAIRKVGAPVIATIPNNSQAIFKGSYTVQGKKPVLMERSIESRYSEKPVRLEYSVADQDIAWSSCSGDSTLRVDTKMSMDFNGGNQDGSIRIDSKSPYRMEIVWAKCQ, via the coding sequence ATGAAACACACGATCATGGCTGCAGCCCTTATTCCCGCTTGTTTTGCTTTTGCTTGCGGCACGAAGAAAGACGAGAAAAAAGTTCCTGCCGTGACCCTCGATCAAAGCTCCGATTCGAAAACCTCTTTGGATTCCCAGAAAAACTGTGAAGATGATGATGTCGGCCAGAACAGTGACGTCAGCCAGAATTCAGGCTGCAACCCTGCAGTTCCTGTGGGTGAACTGCGCATTGTGAAAAAAAGCTCCTGGCTGAATCCTCAGTTTGATGCGGGCGGACGCCTGCAGGATGATGACGGCGACTGCCTCGATTCCTTCACAGCCGGCCGGAAAAATGAAAATTCCATGGCCTCCCTCGATATGACCCTGAAAAACATGAACTTGAAAAATGATGCCGCCCGCTGCCTCATGCAGATTCGGGTTGCCTATACCCGGGGTTATGCCTTTGCCATTCGTAAAGTCGGCGCTCCCGTGATCGCCACGATTCCCAATAATTCCCAGGCTATTTTTAAGGGGTCCTACACCGTCCAGGGCAAGAAACCTGTGCTGATGGAACGCTCGATCGAGTCCCGTTACTCGGAAAAACCCGTGCGTTTGGAATACAGCGTCGCGGATCAGGACATCGCCTGGTCGAGCTGCAGCGGGGATTCGACCTTGCGCGTGGATACGAAAATGTCCATGGATTTCAATGGTGGGAATCAGGATGGAAGCATCCGGATCGACAGCAAGTCCCCGTATCGTATGGAAATCGTCTGGGCCAAATGCCAGTAA